In the Dama dama isolate Ldn47 chromosome 13, ASM3311817v1, whole genome shotgun sequence genome, one interval contains:
- the LOC133068253 gene encoding protein SPT2 homolog produces the protein MDFREILLIASKAQGVNNVPKRYSLAVGPPKKDPKVKGVQSAAVQAFLRRKEEELRRKALEEKRRKEELVKKQIELKHDKKARAMAKRTKDNFHGYNGIPVEEKSKKRQAMQSHARQGADQEYEVEEEDEFLEYNQAESEQEYEEEQEPPKVESKPKVPLKSAPPVMNFSDLLRLAEKKQYEPVEIKVVKKTEERPLTAEELREREFLERKRRKKTPETDARPPPTRRVPSQKESVGTKLSRGSGDMHPASKGTVLPHPEKRPRPSTADEKRLHLSLSKSVPGERTKVAPGSCSQPSLHEGRDRPVFNGAGKPHPSTYSPSVPKTSAKGPQKSAPEHKAKKSPPHPSHSRPGPMATPHNKAKSLGVRPPGSSSSPAPGRPSTGTARPTVSPGPVPKRQNGSSNSGPGRSVSGNRKPASDFSPPGRTVSGTSGLGRPASSSGGPGRPVSGSGGSGRPMGSSGGPGRPVSSPHELRRLVSGSGPPGRLVSGPGRSISGPAPAGRPVSSSGPGRPVSSLGPGRTVNTSGPPLKPKCTVVSETISSKNIISRPSNGQMNGMKPSLSGYRSAHGPQRLPFPSGYKRQREYEEEEDDDEEYDSEMEDFIEDEGEPQEEISKHIREIFGYDRKKYKDESDYALRYMESSWKEQQKEEAKSLRLGMQEDLEEMRREEEEMRRRKAKKLKKR, from the coding sequence ATGGACTTTAGGGAAATTCTCCTGATAGCTTCCAAAGCACAGGGTGTCAACAACGTGCCGAAAAGATACAGTTTGGCAGTGGGACCTCCCAAAAAAGACCCAAAAGTTAAGGGTGTCCAGTCAGCAGCTGTCCAGGCTTTtctcagaaggaaagaagaggagctCAGACGAAAAGCCTtagaagagaagaggagaaaagaagaactAGTCAAAAAGCAAATTGAGCTGAAACATGACAAGAAGGCAAGAGCTATGGCCAAGAGGACAAAGGATAATTTCCACGGTTACAATGGGATTCCTGTTGAGGAAAAGTCAAAGAAGAGGCAGGCAATGCAAAGTCACGCTCGCCAAGGAGCAGACCAAGAGTACGAGGTGGAAGAAGaggatgaattcttagaatacAATCAAGCAGAGTCAGAGCAGGAGTACGAGGAAGAGCAAGAACCTCCCAAAGTTGAAAGCAAACCAAAGGTCCCCCTTAAGAGTGCCCCACCAGTCATGAACTTCAGTGATCTACTCAGGCTGGCTGAGAAAAAGCAGTACGAGCCGGTGGAGATAAAGGTAGTGAAGAAGACAGAAGAGCGGCCCTTGACTGCAGAAGAACTTAGGGAGCGGGAATTCCTTGAACGAAAGCGGAGGAAAAAGACACCTGAGACAGATGCAAGACCACCGCCAACCAGAAGAGTACCCTCTCAGAAAGAAAGTGTGGGCACAAAGCTTAGCAGAGGCTCTGGAGACATGCATCCTGCTTCCAAGGGTACTGTCCTTCCTCATCCTGAGAAGAGacccagacccagcacagctgatgAAAAGCGCTTGCATTTGTCTTTGTCCAAATCCGTGCCGGGGGAGAGGACCAAAGTAGCCCCTGGCAGTTGCTCCCAACCCTCGCTTCATGAGGGCCGTGATAGACCTGTTTTCAATGGGGCTGGAAAGCCCCACCCCAGCACCTATTCACCAAGTGTCCCAAAGACTTCTGCTAAAGGGCCTCAGAAATCTGCTCCCGAGCACAAAGCCAAAAAATCTCCTCCCCATCCTAGCCATTCCAGGCCTGGGCCCATGGCCACCCCACACAATAAGGCCAAGAGTCTGGGTGTCCGGCCACCAGGCAGCAGCTCCAGCCCAGCCCCTGGGCGGCCTAGCACAGGGACTGCCCGGCCCACGGTTAGTCCTGGCCCCGTGCCCAAGCGCCAGAATGGCAGCTCCAACTCAGGACCCGGGCGATCAGTCAGTGGGAACAGGAAGCCAGCCAGTGACTTCAGTCCCCCAGGACGGACAGTCAGTGGTACAAGTGGCCTTGGTCGACCTGCAAGCAGCTCAGGTGGCCCTGGGCGACCTGTCAGTGGCTCCGGTGGTTCTGGGCGACCCATGGGCAGCTCTGGGGGCCCTGGGCGGCCTGTAAGCAGTCCACATGAACTTCGACGACTAGTGAGTGGCTCAGGCCCCCCTGGGCGATTGGTCAGTGGCCCTGGCCGGTCGATCAGTGGCCCAGCTCCAGCTGGACGACCTGTCAGCAGTTCAGGCCCTGGTAGACCAGTGAGCAGCTTGGGACCTGGGCGAACTGTTAATACCTCAGGTCCCCCTCTGAAGCCCAAATGCACTGTTGTCTCAGAAACAATTTCTTCCAAGAATATAATCAGCCGGCCCAgcaatggacagatgaatggaatgaAGCCATCCTTATCTGGCTACAGATCTGCCCATGGTCCTCAAAGGCTTCCCTTTCCTAGTGGTTACAAAAGGCAGCGAGAATatgaagaggaggaagatgatGATGAAGAATATGACTCTGAAATGGAAGACTTTATTGAAGATGAAGGAGAACCTCAGGAAGAAATATCCAAGCACATTCGAGAAATCTTTGGCTATGACCgaaagaaatacaaagatgaaaGCGATTATGCCTTACGTTACATGGAGAGTAGTTGGAAGGAGCAGCAGAAAGAAGAAGCGAAGAGTTTAAGATTAGGTATGCAAGAAGATTTAGAGGAAATGAGAcgtgaagaagaagaaatgagacGTCGAAAGGCCAAGAAGCTGAAGAAGCGTTag
- the ZNF839 gene encoding LOW QUALITY PROTEIN: zinc finger protein 839 (The sequence of the model RefSeq protein was modified relative to this genomic sequence to represent the inferred CDS: inserted 1 base in 1 codon; substituted 1 base at 1 genomic stop codon), producing MADAEPEAEDGCEDGCRGGRAPFSQRGSAARVAPLGPEQLRRVLEQVTKAQPPAEPPPPPPPCVLDAARRLRDAAQQAALQRGPGAEPPRPPRLLPPQQLEAICIKVRSGEMKGQEKPMPALAAIQPKSARPGPPPSGRCSAVGLRSQLLGTPPRVLSHPPPPPAHVFIQRPLPALRPVPVKTVLAAEPLSGQSTAAVPPSASDLPAITSVSSSSANLFISSSQTKHAEKLKKSLKVKTRSGRISRPPKYKAKDYKFIKTEDLADGHPSDSDDYAELSVEEDEDQRGRQALFDLASCSLRPKTFKCQTCEKSYIGKGGLARHFKLHPGHGQLEPEASPSGKANRSVIAGPMEGETSSLASRGPPMPALPVEEGAVPARRGRQNGQSVEVEEALVSEPKNGSFSALLGSERHPGPRRSGYSVVPAEPSMAVLEWSGAAHPPGGAGAARSRARLQEFLHQCDRDDLVELALPQLAQVVTVYEFLLMKVEKGHLAKPLFPAVYKEFEELHKMVKKMCQDYLHSSGPCSEEPLEVNNSKVAESLGITEEFLRKKEVHADCIPCTCTSPEEAPEELEEVGPQKRATEIAEDGLASVKRTRRDAVPQDPAECPADDGGLQRPAPCAPAAGAGFAPGVNGGTSPHPEESPVTPAPECESSVAQAGRRPAALAGWAAHSGPADPTAPRQGALGRGSPVPXGHRGHGPSTRWQRSPGRVSRRWGWPGEPSSLQHLSLQPGNAEAGSFREACGSHLSSPESNPSEAQPPEAPAHLPRKAWSMDAVPADCAHGTTSEPGPQPSQGRCRVRRGPCRPPGAGGRAAVGEAVAFALSDGCPTLSSQEEEQTVVQTXDGLLLFHLGSVVPGEGDVVTVTDVEGPALQLGPWNGSSGSLETQPSQ from the exons ATGGCGGACGCGGAGCCGGAAGCTGAGGATGGCTGTGAGGACGGCTGCAGAGGCGGCCGGGCTCCCTTTTCCCAGCGCGGGAGCGCCGCGCGCGTGGCCCCACTGGGCCCCGAGCAGCTGCGCCGGGTCCTGGAGCAGGTGACGAAGGCGCAGCCGCCCgcggagccgccgccgccgccgccgccctgcGTGCTGGACGCGGCGCGGCGGCTGCGGGACGCGGCCCAGCAGGCCGCCCTGCAGCGCGGCCCCGGGGCCGAGCCCCCGCGCCCGCCGCGCCTGCTGCCTCCGCAG CAATTGGAAGCCATTTGCATCAAGGTAAGATCTGGAGAGATGAAAGGCCAGGAGAAGCCGATGCCCGCGCTGGCCGCCATCCAGCCCAAGTCGGCCCGGCCAGGCCCGCCACCCAGCGGGCGCTGCAGCGCGGTGGGGCTCCGCTCTCAGCTGCTGGGGACACCGCCACGTGTCCTGAGTcacccacccccgcctcccgcTCACGTGTTCATCCAGAGGCCACTGCCCGCCCTCCGGCCAGTCCCCGTGAAGACAGTCTTGGCCGCTGAGCCTCTGAGTGGACAGAGCACTGCAGCAGTCCCTCCATCGGCCTCTGACCTGCCAGCGATCACATCtgtttcatccagttcagcaaatttatttatttccagcTCGCAAACAAAACACGCTGAGAAACTAAAGAAGTCTTTAAAAGTGAAAACACGTTCTGGACGGATATCTCGACCTCCCAAGTATAAAGCTAAAGATTATAAATTCATCAAGACAGAGGATTTGGCCGATGGTCACCCATCCGACTCCGACGACTACGCTGAGCTGAGCGTGGAAGAAGATGAAGACCAGAGAGGAAGGCAGGCGCTCTTCGACCTAGCAAGCTGCTCCCTGAGGCCCAAAACTTTCAAGTGTCAGACTTGTGAAAAGTCATACATAGGAAAGGGGGGGCTGGCCCGGCACTTTAAACTTCACCCAGGCCACGGCCAGCTGGAGCCTGAGGCATCGCCGTCTGGGAAAGCCAACAGGAGCGTGATCGCGGGCCCCATGGAGGGTGAGACCAGCAGCCTGGCGTCCCGGGGGCCACCCATGCCAGCTCTGCCAGTTGAGGAGGGGGCTGTGCCAGCACGGCGTGGCCGGCAG AATGGTCAGTCTGTGGAAGTTGAAGAAGCGCTGGTGTCTGAACCAAAAAATGGAAGTTTTTCAGCCCTTTTGGGATCAGAGAGACATCCCGGACCTAGAAGAAGCGGCTACTCTGTGGTCCCGGCAGAGCCCAGCATGGCCGTCCTGGAGTGGAGTGGCGCGGCTCATCCGCCGGGGGGTGCTGGAGCCGCCAGGAGCAGGGCCAGGCTCCAGGAG TTTCTCCACCAGTGTGACCGGGACGATCTAGTGGAGTTGGCTCTGCCTCAGCTGGCTCAGGTCGTGACTGTGTATGAATTTCTTCTGATGAAG GTTGAAAAAGGTCATCTAGCAAAACCTCTCTTCCCAGCTGTATACAAGGAGTTTGAAGAGCTGCATAAAATGGTTAAGAAAATGTGTCAAGATTACCTCCATAGTTCTGGACCCTGTTCTGAGGAGCCCCTGGAAGTAAACAACAGTAAG GTTGCCGAGTCCTTAGGAATCACAGAGGAATTCCTAAGGAAAAAAGAAGTACATGCAGACTGCATTCCCTGCACGTGCACCAGCCCGGAGGAGGCCCCAGAGGAGCTGGAGGAAGTGGGTCCACAGAAGAGGGCGACTGAG ATTGCAGAGGACGGGCTGGCCTCAGTGAAAAGGACCAGGAGAGACGCTGTGCCCCAGGACCCCGCGGAGTGTCCTGCTGATGACGGGGGCCTGCAGAGGCCGGCCCCGTGTGCCCCAGCGGCTGGTGCAG GTTTTGCCCCTGGAGTGAATGGGGGCACCTCTCCGCACCCCGAGGAAAGCCCCGTGACGCCGGCTCCTGAGTGCGAGAGCAGCGTGGCACAGGCGGGCCGGCGGCCGGCAGCACTGGCTGGTTGGGCAGCTCACAGTGGGCCTGCAGACCCCACTGCCCCGCGCCAGGGTGCCCTGGGCCGGGGCTCCCCTGTCCCTTAGGGGCACCGGGGACACGGGCCCAGCACCAGGTGGCAGCGTTCCCCGGGGAGAGTGTCCAGACGCTGGGGCTGGCCTGGGGAGCCCAGCTCTCTGCAGCACCTCAGTCTCCAGCCTGGAAACGCAGAGGCAGGAAGTTTCCGCGAGGCGTGTGGCTCCCACCTGAGCAGCCCCGAGTCCAACCCCAGCGAGGCCCAGCCTCCGGAGGCCCCTGCCCATCTGCCCAGGAAAGCGTGGTCCATGGACGCCGTGCCAGCCGACTGTGCGCACGGCACCACGTCTGAGCCGGGGCCTCAGCCCAGCCAGGGCAGATGCCGAGTCCGGAGGGGGCCCTGCAGGCC ACCAGGGGCTGGAGGCCGCGCCGCCGTCGGGGAGGCCGTGGCTTTTGCACTCAGCGACGGGTGCCCCACTCTGTCATCTCAGGAAGAGGAGCAGACGGTTGTTCAGA CCGACGGGCTTCTCTTGTTCCACCTGGGTTCCGTAGTGCCTGGGGAGGGGGATGTGGTCACAGTGACAGATGTGGAGGGGCCTGCCCTGCAGCTGGGCCCCTGGAATGGCTCCTCTGGAAGCTTGGAGACGCAACCCTCTCAGTGA